Proteins encoded together in one Candidatus Cloacimonadota bacterium window:
- a CDS encoding transcription termination/antitermination NusG family protein, producing the protein MTNNIPEIYGKLETSENNSIWVAVRTKPRHEKKIARKCIDLKLPYYLPLKDSVREYKDRIKTYRKPLFPGYIFCRLSPAEQRKLSSIGSVLTYLIPTQQKILVNELIQLYNFHNLGASFEEHKFLKRGKRVRILRGTFADYEGKVSNRKGKYRVVLNISLINQAVAIEVDAKDIAILDDLDD; encoded by the coding sequence ATGACGAATAACATTCCGGAAATTTATGGCAAATTAGAAACATCCGAAAACAATTCAATTTGGGTAGCAGTTCGAACAAAACCGCGGCACGAAAAAAAAATCGCCAGAAAATGTATAGACTTGAAATTACCCTACTACCTACCTCTAAAAGATAGTGTTCGAGAATACAAAGATCGAATTAAAACTTATCGGAAACCACTTTTCCCCGGTTATATTTTTTGCAGATTATCGCCTGCAGAACAGCGAAAGCTTTCTTCGATCGGTTCCGTGCTTACTTACTTAATTCCCACCCAACAGAAAATCCTTGTAAATGAACTTATTCAACTCTATAATTTCCATAATTTGGGAGCATCATTTGAAGAGCATAAATTTCTTAAACGCGGGAAAAGAGTTCGAATTTTGCGAGGTACATTCGCAGATTATGAGGGCAAAGTTTCTAATCGCAAGGGGAAATATCGGGTAGTATTAAATATAAGTCTCATTAATCAAGCTGTAGCAATAGAAGTTGATGC
- a CDS encoding nucleoside deaminase, translating into MKPDFSDEYWMEFALHEAEIAFQDDEIPVGAVIVYKNEIIASSHNSTQKLNNPLAHAEKLVIEAAQKKIGKWLYGCKLFVTLEPCSMCAGIIILARIDAVIFGAFDEKSGTVGSLYNLLLDSRFNHNPEVKSGILAERSSRLLKNFFREKRRI; encoded by the coding sequence ATGAAGCCAGATTTTAGCGATGAATATTGGATGGAATTTGCATTGCACGAAGCAGAAATTGCTTTTCAAGACGATGAAATTCCGGTTGGAGCTGTGATAGTTTACAAAAATGAAATTATTGCAAGTTCCCACAACAGTACCCAAAAATTGAACAACCCTTTGGCGCATGCAGAAAAACTTGTCATCGAAGCAGCTCAGAAAAAAATAGGCAAATGGCTATACGGTTGCAAATTATTTGTAACTCTGGAACCTTGTTCAATGTGTGCGGGAATAATCATTTTGGCTCGTATTGATGCGGTAATATTTGGTGCTTTCGATGAAAAAAGTGGAACAGTCGGTTCTTTGTATAACTTGTTACTTGACAGTCGTTTCAATCATAATCCCGAGGTTAAAAGCGGGATTCTTGCAGAAAGATCAAGCCGTCTTCTCAAGAATTTTTTTCGGGAAAAAAGACGAATATAA